Part of the Pyricularia oryzae 70-15 chromosome 3, whole genome shotgun sequence genome, TATCACGTCGCGACAAAGCTTCGAGGAGATCACGACCTTCCAGCAGCAAATCTTGCGAGTGAAGGACAAGGACTACTTCCCCATGGTCGTCGTCGGTAACAAGTGCGATCTGGAGGGTGAGCGTGAGGTTACAAGGCAAGGTGCGTCACGAGATATCatccaaaaaaaatcaccATCTACCTCCGATGGCGGCAATACGTGAAACTGACATTCTATGCGTTGCTCGAAATAGAGGGCGAGGCGCTTGCTAGGTCGTTCAACTGCAAGTTTATCGAGACATCGGCAAAGTCAAGAATCAACGTTGATAAGGCTTTCTACGACATTGTGCGCGAGATCAGACGCTACAACCGTGAGATGCAAGGTTACTCAACGGGTAGCGGAGGTTCCAATGCGGGTGGCCCATCCAACAAGATGGAGGTCAACGATAGCGATGCTGAGGCTGGGTGCTGCTCCAAGTGTGTCTTGATGTAACCAACTCTCATCTTGAAGTTGGGGAGAAACAGGGATTAAGAGGCTGCGGTGCGTGTGCGGGAAGAGCAGCCCTATTGGATGTGGCAACAAGACTCTGGCTTGGGAGCAGAAAGGCGCAAGCCAAGCAAGGCGCCCTCCTTAACAATAGGGAGGCAGCGACTGGTGATGTTACAAGACGCGACAAAAAAAATGTTTGGCGTTCGGAGGGCGGGCTCTGTCGACAACACGATGGCATGACAGGGCACCGATATCCTGACCCTTTAGAGGCCTAATGCCTCATGATACCTTGCGACAGGGTACAGgacttattctttttttgcatgGATCCTGGAGTCGTTTCCTTTCATTCTTCAGCGCTCTATCCAGTATACTAGGGATCGGCCTGGACGCAAGATCAAGGCTCACCCATTCCTGGGATGGTTAATGGATCGATCGACGAAAGAAGCCCTCGGCTTCCAGGGTTTTCGTGATCATGGACGAGTGCTAATGGAAATATTCCCCCAGTTGTCACTTTAGCATTTGCGCTTTTCCACTATTACCCTCTTGTTTGGCTTTTGTGCGATTCTCGTTACCGCGTCGGGATCGTTTCTATATTGAGTTTACCTGAACTGCTACTACCATttactgttttttttctttttctttttctctttttctttagtATCGGACCGTCATGTGTTCCTTATtggctcttcttcttcctttaccCTTCGCATTATATATTTAAACATCCCCGTCCGGTAGCGTCTTTTCCATGTCACTTTTTTGGTCATAGACAGTTCATTACTCTCTCATTTCTATGCTGTTGTCCTCGTTTCTGGTGATACATATGGTAACCTATATTCTATCCGTAGACTTGAACTACGTACGGCACATGGAATCTATGCAACGGCCTGTTTGCCAATTTCCAACAAAAGAAGTATCGGGTTCAGGACTCGGTTCTTATGGGTCGCGTATTGCACTTAAGCCTTGACCATGTGATAGTATTCCGTGCTCGTGATAGCACCCTCAGCTCACCTTCGGACGGCTCTCCCGGAGGCTGAGCATTCACGGCAAACGTTTGGCTCTTGACGCCAGTGAATAAGTACGGATTATCTGCTTGACATCTGGGTCCCTCCCAAGGAGTATAGATTTGCCAAGGTCAGGATTACACGCCTGTCGGTGGCGGAAAATGATAATGAGATATGTGATGTCAGCAGAAGTGCTTGTATATGAGGGATCTGATATCTGCCGGTTTCAGGGTCCGCTAGCAAACGAGATCTCTCTATCTCTCTCAGCTGTAAGCCGGCCCATGGCCTGAACAGCGAGCGAATGGGTGTTGACATGAACAAGGGAGAGGGGAGAGGGTGTGGACGAAGTGGTGCGTAGATTTTTGTCTGGCATTCCGAAAAGACGCAAGCACTGGCCAGGACATCTTGGACAATGAGCCCAGTGCTCTTTCTAATTTACGTGCCAGCAATGACCACCTAGTGTTATAGCACCGAAAAAGACAATAATCATAAAATGTGTTTGGTATCGGATTGTCATCTATCGTTAAACTAGTTTGCCTTGGCGAAACTGAAGTTGGGATGTATATAAACAACGGGGCTCACGGCAATATGAGCAGGCTTTCCCGCCGTGGAGCATGTAAAGAGTGGTAGGAAACCTGGTATCGTCCTCTCAAATCATTTGACATAGTTCAGACCAAAATTTTCCAATTTCAGTCTTTCCTCAAGTCAAAACCCAAGGTTCATGGCTGCTTCTATAACCTATAAAGGAATGTATTCGCAGTGGGGTGTATGTAGCCAAGAGAGTAAGTATATCGAGAATGTACATAGGAAATACCTCTTGCAGGGCTGAGACAAATTCATATCTCAACTATGGTCCAGGTTCAAAATCATTA contains:
- a CDS encoding Ras-like protein, which codes for MAQSKFLREYKLVVVGGGGVGKSCLTIQLIQSHFVDEYDPTIEDSYRKQCVIDDEVALLDVLDTAGQEEYSAMREQYMRTGEGFLLVYSITSRQSFEEITTFQQQILRVKDKDYFPMVVVGNKCDLEGEREVTRQEGEALARSFNCKFIETSAKSRINVDKAFYDIVREIRRYNREMQGYSTGSGGSNAGGPSNKMEVNDSDAEAGCCSKCVLM